In Sphaeramia orbicularis chromosome 3, fSphaOr1.1, whole genome shotgun sequence, a genomic segment contains:
- the rnf111 gene encoding E3 ubiquitin-protein ligase Arkadia isoform X1: MKSEVPSEAPSRQDHLKEPLVNPEPIEGAKSFPNNMEVIGKAGSEYAELCSESRHRPLRDTGTHRDSERSIPGRRKRKGQQAGPSDCSLKEGHISENSLASQRPRVELLQHPSEDEHNHESSFSDCASSPSSSLRFGDSDTLSSEDEGEAGATGGQQKAPALTTGGAAGVGLRPVLGRTRGNRSHKWMRSEAEPVLLKRPCLNSRRPLHRKRYVKTAPGGGQRTQKQKERLLLQRKKREVIARRKYALLHSTSSSSEELSSDSSSPSSTEAEDELYVDVSSTSSQPNSATVTTGALDEDVVVIEATPAPAPAVPASEEINVTSTDSEVEIVTVGDGFRSRSVGGLSRIWANSCSQNRLQESRGRHRLSTVIQPLRQNAGEVVDLTVDEDDLSVVPTTSGSIHPQTVRSSSSSSSHHASTSELNDAPGPSTSCPGSIPESMHTQRPSGSSRKATEDDSRPGLSVTAGESGGTAMPRLPSCCQQHSPCGGPSPGHLSLSHSHSSCLQASSSQQASSAQHGHGHSHNHSNTHHFLHHVHHPAPQPPGTLPFQEPSCPVERPSALPAPCAGVSSSSNSSSSSNTAHYHDQQTLPVDLSNSSVRSSGNSGASFHGSTSAFDPCCPGSTSRPPAFVSQATPGPSQPSAVDSFSSSMVAQPQPQTQPQQPCRHYMHPSYGSLARSLHHQPSSACPHSHGNPQLTPQPPPQGDYVIPHNVHTFHAPLPSHPSGHAVPPAPPPPLPGHHLPSSSAPLAQHLPADHQTLPHHMPALGASVQRLHQHEMLQRMEVQRRRMMQHPTRAHERPPPHPHRMHPNYGHGHHIHVPQTMSSHPRQPEQRTAWELGIEAGVTVAPYPSGHLHSHLPHYHPPPRLHHFPIPFMHTGISEVTYPHIRYISSRMTGFGRTYEDLLHLEERLGTVNRGASQGTIERCTYPHKYKKKVLERDIDQQLTPEAWASIGKNMHATPESRKLHGKQDEDEGADEDTEEKCTICLSILEEGEDVRRLPCMHLFHQLCVDQWLLTNKKCPICRVDIEAQLSAES, translated from the exons ATGAAGAGTGAGGTGCCATCTGAGGCCCCCAGCAGACAGGACCATCTGAAGGAGCCCCTGGTGAATCCCGAGCCGATTGAGGGTGCCAAGAGCTTTCCTAACAACATGGAGGTGATTGGCAAAGCGGGCAGCGAGTACGCAGAGCTGTGCTCCGAGTCCAGGCATCGGCCCTTGAGAGATACAGGGACCCACAGAGACTCAGAACGGAGCATCCCTGGGCGTAGAAAAAGAAAAGGCCAACAGGCCGGCCCGTCAGACTGCTCGCTGAAAGAGGGCCACATAAGTGAGAATTCACTGGCCTCACAGCGTCCCAGGGTAGAACTTTTACAACACCCTAGTGAGGACGAGCATAATCACGAGTCCTCTTTTAGTGACTGtgcttcctccccttcctccagTCTGCGATTTGGGGACTCGGACACTCTCAGCTCAGAGGATGAGGGGGAAGCTGGAGCAACAGGGGGCCAGCAAAAGGCTCCTGCCTTGACAACAGGAGGGGCGGCCGGAGTTGGTTTACGTCCTGTTCTGGGTCGAACTCGGGGGAATCGCTCTCATAAGTGGATGCGGTCTGAAGCAGAGCCGGTGCTGCTCAAACGACCGTGTCTGAACAGCCGGCGACCTCTGCATAGAAAACGCTATGTGAAAACAGCTCCTGGAGGGGGTCAGCGGACTCAGAAGCAAAAGGAGCGATTACTACTGCAGAGGAAGAAACGTGAAGTAATTGCTCGTAGGAAGTACGCTCTACTCCACAGCACCAGTAGTTCCAGTGAGGAGCTGAGCAGTGACTCGTCCTCCCCCTCTTCTACCGAAGCAGAAGATGAGCTGTATGTCGACGTGAGCAGCACCAGCAGTCAGCCCAACAGTGCTACTGTAACTACAG GTGCTCTGGATGAGGATGTGGTGGTGATCGAGGCAACACCGGCTCCAGCTCCTGCTGTTCCAGCCAGTGAGGAGATCAATGTCACCTCCACAGACAGCGAGGTGGAGATCGTCACAGTCGGAGATGGTTTCAG GTCACGCTCAGTGGGGGGTCTCAGCAGGATCTGGGCTAATAGCTGCTCCCAGAACCGGCTCCAGGAATCTCGTGGACGTCACAGACTCTCCACCGTCATCCAACCACTGCGTCAGAATGCTGGGGAGGTGGTGGACCTCACCGTTGATGAAGATG ATCTCTCAGTTGTGCCAACAACCTCTGGCAGCATTCACCCTCAAACAGTCAGGTCATCCTCGTCATCATCTTCCCATCATGCCTCTACCTCAGAGCTCAACGATGCCCCAGGCCCTTCCACCAGCTGCCCAGGTTCAATACCTGAAAGTATGCACACACAGAGGCCCAGTGGTTCATCTCGTAAAGCCACAGAGG ATGACAGTAGACCAGGTTTGTCAGTAACAGCAGGAGAAAGTGGAGGCACAGCCATGCCCAGACTGCCATCCTGCTGCCAGCAGCACTCCCCATGTGGAGGGCCCTCTCCTGGTCACCTGTCCCTGAGCCACTCCCACTCAAGCTGCTTGCAGGCGTCATCCTCCCAGCAGGCCAGCAGCGCTCAGCATGGTCACGGTCACAGCCACAATCACAGCAACACTCATCACTTCCTCCACCATGTTCATCACCCAGCGCCCCAACCCCCGGGCACCCTGCCCTTCCAGGAGCCCAGCTGTCCCGTGGAGCGACCCAGTGCTCTGCCGGCCCCGTGCGCTggagtcagcagcagcagcaacagtagtagtagcagcaacACAGCCCACTACCATGACCAG CAAACCCTGCCAGTGGACCTCAGCAACAGCAGTGTTCGGAGCAGTGGAAACAGTGGGGCTAGTTTCCATGGCAGTACCTCTGCTTTTGATCCGTGCTGCCCAGGATCCACGTCACGGCCTCCTGCGTTCGTGTCACAGGCCACCCCTGGGCCCAGCCAGCCCTCTGCTGTGGACTCGTTCAGCTCCTCTATGGTGGCTCAGCCTCAGCCTCAAACACAGCCCCAGCAGCCCTGCAGACATTACATGCACCCATCCT ATGGATCCCTAGCTCGTTCACTGCATCATCAACCCTCCTCAGCCTGCCCCCATTCCCACGGGAACCCCCAACTGACACCTCAGCCCCCTCCACAGGGCGATTATGTCATCCCCCATAATGTCCATACCTTCCACGCACCACTGCCATCCCACCCCTCGGGTCACGCCGTGCCCCctgctcctccccctcctctgccCGGCCACCACCTCCCCAGTTCAAGTGCCCCACTGGCCCAGCACCTGCCTGCGGACCACCAGACCCTGCCGCACCATATGCCGGCTCTGGGGGCCTCAGTGCAGAGGCTCCATCAGCATGAGATGCTGCAGAGGATGGAGGTGCAGAGGCGTAGAATGATGCAGCACCCCAC ACGAGCACATGAGCGTCCGCCTCCACACCCCCACAGAATGCACCCCAACTATGGCCATGGACACCACATCCATGTACCACAAACTATGTCTTCCCATCCTCGCCAGCCAGAGCAGAGAACAGCCTG GGAGCTTGGCATCGAGGCTGGTGTGACTGTGGCACCGTACCCTTCAGGGCACCTGCACTCCCACCTGCCCCACTACCACCCTCCCCCCAGACTGCACCACTTCCCCATCCCCTTCATG CACACTGGCATATCTGAAGTGACCTACCCGCACATTCGGTACATCTCATCTAGAATGACTGGCTTTGGAAGAACCTATGAG GACCTGCTGCATCTAGAGGAAAGACTGGGGACTGTGAACCGAGGAGCCTCTCAGGGAACCATAGAGAGGTGCACTTACCCACACAAGTACAAAAAG AAGGTGTTGGAGAGAGACATTGACCAACAGTTAACCCCTGAAGCTTGGGCATCTATTGGGAAAAATATGCACGCAACCCCAGAATCG AGAAAGCTGCATGGTAAGCAAGACGAAGACGAGGGGGCAGATGAAGACACAGAAGAAAAATGCACCATCTGTCTGTCAATcctggaggagggggaggatgtCAG ACGTCTACCATGTATGCACCTCTTCCATCAGCTGTGTGTGGATCAGTGGCTCCTCACCAATAAGAAGTGCCCCATCTGCAGAGTGGACATTGAGGCGCAGTTGTCTGCCGAGAGTTGA
- the rnf111 gene encoding E3 ubiquitin-protein ligase Arkadia isoform X2, with amino-acid sequence MKSEVPSEAPSRQDHLKEPLVNPEPIEGAKSFPNNMEVIGKAGSEYAELCSESRHRPLRDTGTHRDSERSIPGRRKRKGQQAGPSDCSLKEGHISENSLASQRPRVELLQHPSEDEHNHESSFSDCASSPSSSLRFGDSDTLSSEDEGEAGATGGQQKAPALTTGGAAGVGLRPVLGRTRGNRSHKWMRSEAEPVLLKRPCLNSRRPLHRKRYVKTAPGGGQRTQKQKERLLLQRKKREVIARRKYALLHSTSSSSEELSSDSSSPSSTEAEDELYVDVSSTSSQPNSATVTTGALDEDVVVIEATPAPAPAVPASEEINVTSTDSEVEIVTVGDGFRSRSVGGLSRIWANSCSQNRLQESRGRHRLSTVIQPLRQNAGEVVDLTVDEDDLSVVPTTSGSIHPQTVRSSSSSSSHHASTSELNDAPGPSTSCPGSIPESMHTQRPSGSSRKATEDDSRPGLSVTAGESGGTAMPRLPSCCQQHSPCGGPSPGHLSLSHSHSSCLQASSSQQASSAQHGHGHSHNHSNTHHFLHHVHHPAPQPPGTLPFQEPSCPVERPSALPAPCAGVSSSSNSSSSSNTAHYHDQQTLPVDLSNSSVRSSGNSGASFHGSTSAFDPCCPGSTSRPPAFVSQATPGPSQPSAVDSFSSSMVAQPQPQTQPQQPCRHYMHPSYGSLARSLHHQPSSACPHSHGNPQLTPQPPPQGDYVIPHNVHTFHAPLPSHPSGHAVPPAPPPPLPGHHLPSSSAPLAQHLPADHQTLPHHMPALGASVQRLHQHEMLQRMEVQRRRMMQHPTRAHERPPPHPHRMHPNYGHGHHIHVPQTMSSHPRQPEQRTAWELGIEAGVTVAPYPSGHLHSHLPHYHPPPRLHHFPIPFMHTGISEVTYPHIRYISSRMTGFGRTYEDLLHLEERLGTVNRGASQGTIERCTYPHKYKKRKLHGKQDEDEGADEDTEEKCTICLSILEEGEDVRRLPCMHLFHQLCVDQWLLTNKKCPICRVDIEAQLSAES; translated from the exons ATGAAGAGTGAGGTGCCATCTGAGGCCCCCAGCAGACAGGACCATCTGAAGGAGCCCCTGGTGAATCCCGAGCCGATTGAGGGTGCCAAGAGCTTTCCTAACAACATGGAGGTGATTGGCAAAGCGGGCAGCGAGTACGCAGAGCTGTGCTCCGAGTCCAGGCATCGGCCCTTGAGAGATACAGGGACCCACAGAGACTCAGAACGGAGCATCCCTGGGCGTAGAAAAAGAAAAGGCCAACAGGCCGGCCCGTCAGACTGCTCGCTGAAAGAGGGCCACATAAGTGAGAATTCACTGGCCTCACAGCGTCCCAGGGTAGAACTTTTACAACACCCTAGTGAGGACGAGCATAATCACGAGTCCTCTTTTAGTGACTGtgcttcctccccttcctccagTCTGCGATTTGGGGACTCGGACACTCTCAGCTCAGAGGATGAGGGGGAAGCTGGAGCAACAGGGGGCCAGCAAAAGGCTCCTGCCTTGACAACAGGAGGGGCGGCCGGAGTTGGTTTACGTCCTGTTCTGGGTCGAACTCGGGGGAATCGCTCTCATAAGTGGATGCGGTCTGAAGCAGAGCCGGTGCTGCTCAAACGACCGTGTCTGAACAGCCGGCGACCTCTGCATAGAAAACGCTATGTGAAAACAGCTCCTGGAGGGGGTCAGCGGACTCAGAAGCAAAAGGAGCGATTACTACTGCAGAGGAAGAAACGTGAAGTAATTGCTCGTAGGAAGTACGCTCTACTCCACAGCACCAGTAGTTCCAGTGAGGAGCTGAGCAGTGACTCGTCCTCCCCCTCTTCTACCGAAGCAGAAGATGAGCTGTATGTCGACGTGAGCAGCACCAGCAGTCAGCCCAACAGTGCTACTGTAACTACAG GTGCTCTGGATGAGGATGTGGTGGTGATCGAGGCAACACCGGCTCCAGCTCCTGCTGTTCCAGCCAGTGAGGAGATCAATGTCACCTCCACAGACAGCGAGGTGGAGATCGTCACAGTCGGAGATGGTTTCAG GTCACGCTCAGTGGGGGGTCTCAGCAGGATCTGGGCTAATAGCTGCTCCCAGAACCGGCTCCAGGAATCTCGTGGACGTCACAGACTCTCCACCGTCATCCAACCACTGCGTCAGAATGCTGGGGAGGTGGTGGACCTCACCGTTGATGAAGATG ATCTCTCAGTTGTGCCAACAACCTCTGGCAGCATTCACCCTCAAACAGTCAGGTCATCCTCGTCATCATCTTCCCATCATGCCTCTACCTCAGAGCTCAACGATGCCCCAGGCCCTTCCACCAGCTGCCCAGGTTCAATACCTGAAAGTATGCACACACAGAGGCCCAGTGGTTCATCTCGTAAAGCCACAGAGG ATGACAGTAGACCAGGTTTGTCAGTAACAGCAGGAGAAAGTGGAGGCACAGCCATGCCCAGACTGCCATCCTGCTGCCAGCAGCACTCCCCATGTGGAGGGCCCTCTCCTGGTCACCTGTCCCTGAGCCACTCCCACTCAAGCTGCTTGCAGGCGTCATCCTCCCAGCAGGCCAGCAGCGCTCAGCATGGTCACGGTCACAGCCACAATCACAGCAACACTCATCACTTCCTCCACCATGTTCATCACCCAGCGCCCCAACCCCCGGGCACCCTGCCCTTCCAGGAGCCCAGCTGTCCCGTGGAGCGACCCAGTGCTCTGCCGGCCCCGTGCGCTggagtcagcagcagcagcaacagtagtagtagcagcaacACAGCCCACTACCATGACCAG CAAACCCTGCCAGTGGACCTCAGCAACAGCAGTGTTCGGAGCAGTGGAAACAGTGGGGCTAGTTTCCATGGCAGTACCTCTGCTTTTGATCCGTGCTGCCCAGGATCCACGTCACGGCCTCCTGCGTTCGTGTCACAGGCCACCCCTGGGCCCAGCCAGCCCTCTGCTGTGGACTCGTTCAGCTCCTCTATGGTGGCTCAGCCTCAGCCTCAAACACAGCCCCAGCAGCCCTGCAGACATTACATGCACCCATCCT ATGGATCCCTAGCTCGTTCACTGCATCATCAACCCTCCTCAGCCTGCCCCCATTCCCACGGGAACCCCCAACTGACACCTCAGCCCCCTCCACAGGGCGATTATGTCATCCCCCATAATGTCCATACCTTCCACGCACCACTGCCATCCCACCCCTCGGGTCACGCCGTGCCCCctgctcctccccctcctctgccCGGCCACCACCTCCCCAGTTCAAGTGCCCCACTGGCCCAGCACCTGCCTGCGGACCACCAGACCCTGCCGCACCATATGCCGGCTCTGGGGGCCTCAGTGCAGAGGCTCCATCAGCATGAGATGCTGCAGAGGATGGAGGTGCAGAGGCGTAGAATGATGCAGCACCCCAC ACGAGCACATGAGCGTCCGCCTCCACACCCCCACAGAATGCACCCCAACTATGGCCATGGACACCACATCCATGTACCACAAACTATGTCTTCCCATCCTCGCCAGCCAGAGCAGAGAACAGCCTG GGAGCTTGGCATCGAGGCTGGTGTGACTGTGGCACCGTACCCTTCAGGGCACCTGCACTCCCACCTGCCCCACTACCACCCTCCCCCCAGACTGCACCACTTCCCCATCCCCTTCATG CACACTGGCATATCTGAAGTGACCTACCCGCACATTCGGTACATCTCATCTAGAATGACTGGCTTTGGAAGAACCTATGAG GACCTGCTGCATCTAGAGGAAAGACTGGGGACTGTGAACCGAGGAGCCTCTCAGGGAACCATAGAGAGGTGCACTTACCCACACAAGTACAAAAAG AGAAAGCTGCATGGTAAGCAAGACGAAGACGAGGGGGCAGATGAAGACACAGAAGAAAAATGCACCATCTGTCTGTCAATcctggaggagggggaggatgtCAG ACGTCTACCATGTATGCACCTCTTCCATCAGCTGTGTGTGGATCAGTGGCTCCTCACCAATAAGAAGTGCCCCATCTGCAGAGTGGACATTGAGGCGCAGTTGTCTGCCGAGAGTTGA